A stretch of the Massilia varians genome encodes the following:
- a CDS encoding alpha/beta hydrolase translates to MNLCLLLSTLLFAGSIHAAHAATPMKLADYLALSGPAPTAHIPYGEAPSQYAELFLPAGSGPFPVAVLVHGGCWTSKFGGITQLRNMAGALAARGIAVWNVEYRRSDEAGGGYPGTYQDMHAALDLLAAQAGRYPLDLGRLVAVGHSAGGQLVQWMAGRGRIPSGSPLHRAQPSLKVPAVVSLGGLADLRNEASLIKSSCGRDTAELAGSPGPGRPDVFVDTNAAQLMPNGSRTWLVTGELDTISPPRVAHDYAARARKAGDAAEVVILPGASHYDEVAATSHAWPRVVHVIERALGRPQPQDR, encoded by the coding sequence ATGAATCTTTGCCTCCTCCTGTCCACCCTCTTGTTTGCCGGCAGTATCCACGCTGCCCATGCGGCCACGCCGATGAAGCTGGCCGACTACCTGGCCCTGAGCGGACCGGCGCCCACCGCGCATATTCCCTATGGCGAGGCGCCCTCGCAGTATGCGGAACTGTTCCTGCCCGCCGGCAGCGGCCCTTTCCCGGTCGCGGTACTGGTGCACGGCGGCTGCTGGACCAGCAAGTTCGGCGGCATCACCCAGCTGCGCAACATGGCGGGAGCGCTGGCGGCGCGCGGCATTGCCGTGTGGAACGTCGAATACCGGCGCAGCGACGAAGCCGGCGGCGGCTATCCCGGCACCTACCAGGACATGCATGCTGCGCTCGATCTGCTCGCTGCGCAGGCCGGGCGCTATCCGCTCGACCTAGGGCGCCTGGTCGCGGTCGGCCATTCGGCCGGCGGCCAGCTGGTGCAGTGGATGGCCGGGCGCGGGCGCATCCCGTCCGGCAGTCCGCTGCATCGCGCGCAGCCATCATTGAAGGTGCCGGCGGTGGTCAGCCTGGGCGGCCTGGCCGACCTGCGCAACGAGGCTTCCCTGATCAAGTCCAGCTGCGGCCGCGACACCGCCGAACTGGCCGGCAGCCCAGGGCCGGGTCGGCCGGACGTCTTCGTGGACACCAATGCGGCGCAACTCATGCCGAACGGCAGCCGCACCTGGCTGGTCACGGGCGAACTCGACACGATCTCCCCGCCGCGCGTGGCGCACGACTACGCGGCGCGGGCGCGCAAGGCCGGCGATGCCGCCGAGGTGGTGATCCTGCCCGGCGCCAGCCATTACGACGAGGTGGCGGCCACATCGCACGCTTGGCCGCGGGTAGTGCACGTGATCGAGCGCGCCTTGGGCCGCCCCCAGCCTCAGGATCGATGA
- a CDS encoding M4 family metallopeptidase — protein MRTHTTFPAALLGAALLFLPPAQPLHAAPMMSPPTTLSPKLKSALLAQLAAQRQAKGLDADHHYRITAQHPGVGGTQIVRAAHTWKGLRVFGSDSVVVLDKSMKILSESSSARRQHLGTGSANRLGALTASFSVQPQINSRAAIAAAMASLAPAFGQNPVTVAKPTAELLIYPVMRMQRVVGAGAKEEAELNALDVQDVVERYELAYLVRTRLRVGDQPVYHDSIVSARDGAILDQWSMVQTVIGVGKSQYNGEVSLSTTLSNGVYQMLDPERGKGGTFGAMAITNANNGSSAGKVYTNATNVWGDGKQFEGGSTTGPNGQTAAVNAMWGLMNTYDAHKNVLGWLSLDGKNTATTIAVHVNRGYDNAYYSDTCKCMFIGDGSYFTSLGAIDVVGHEMGHGITASTSSLIYSGESGGLNESSSDISGEVVEAYARAGGKGDKFPEEGNDWQLGTEISRNATPLRWMYRPSKDGSSPDAWSTSLRRLDVHYSSGPNNRMFYFLSRGSRLDAAGDYFSKYLVKQPSAMTGIGMDKAFRIWFHANTTKFTSSTNYADARAKMIEAAEELYGKASVESVAVQRAYAAINVGADVDEPGAVATPH, from the coding sequence ATGAGAACGCACACCACCTTCCCGGCAGCGCTGCTCGGCGCCGCCCTGCTGTTCCTGCCGCCGGCGCAGCCCCTCCATGCGGCGCCGATGATGAGCCCACCGACCACCCTGAGTCCCAAGCTGAAGTCCGCGCTGCTGGCCCAGCTGGCGGCCCAGCGCCAGGCCAAGGGCCTGGACGCCGACCACCATTACCGGATCACCGCCCAGCATCCGGGCGTGGGCGGCACCCAGATCGTGCGCGCGGCCCATACCTGGAAGGGCCTGCGCGTGTTCGGCTCCGACTCCGTGGTGGTGCTCGACAAGTCCATGAAGATCCTGTCCGAGTCCAGCTCGGCGCGCCGCCAGCACCTCGGCACGGGCAGCGCCAACCGCCTGGGCGCGCTCACCGCGAGCTTCAGCGTCCAGCCGCAGATCAACAGCCGGGCGGCGATCGCGGCGGCCATGGCCTCGCTGGCGCCCGCGTTCGGGCAGAACCCGGTGACCGTGGCCAAGCCGACCGCCGAACTGCTGATCTATCCGGTGATGCGCATGCAGCGCGTGGTCGGCGCCGGCGCCAAGGAGGAAGCGGAGCTGAACGCCCTCGACGTGCAGGACGTGGTCGAGCGCTACGAGCTGGCCTACCTGGTGCGCACCCGCCTGCGCGTGGGCGACCAGCCGGTCTACCACGACAGCATCGTGAGCGCCAGGGACGGCGCCATCCTTGACCAGTGGAGCATGGTGCAGACCGTGATCGGCGTGGGGAAAAGCCAGTACAACGGCGAGGTCTCGCTGAGCACCACCCTCAGCAACGGCGTCTACCAGATGCTCGACCCCGAGCGCGGCAAGGGCGGCACCTTCGGCGCGATGGCGATCACCAACGCCAACAACGGCAGCAGCGCCGGCAAGGTCTACACCAATGCCACCAACGTCTGGGGCGACGGCAAGCAATTCGAAGGCGGCAGCACGACCGGGCCGAACGGCCAGACCGCGGCCGTGAATGCGATGTGGGGCCTGATGAACACCTACGACGCCCACAAGAACGTGCTGGGCTGGCTGTCTCTCGACGGCAAGAATACCGCCACCACCATCGCCGTGCATGTGAATAGGGGCTACGACAACGCCTATTACAGCGACACCTGCAAGTGCATGTTCATCGGCGACGGCAGCTATTTCACCAGCCTGGGGGCGATCGACGTGGTCGGCCACGAGATGGGGCACGGCATCACCGCCTCGACATCAAGCCTGATCTACAGCGGCGAATCGGGCGGCCTGAACGAATCGAGCTCGGACATCTCGGGCGAGGTGGTGGAAGCCTATGCGCGCGCCGGCGGCAAGGGCGATAAGTTTCCGGAAGAGGGCAACGACTGGCAACTGGGCACGGAGATCAGCCGCAACGCCACGCCGCTGCGCTGGATGTACCGTCCGAGCAAGGACGGCAGCAGCCCGGATGCCTGGAGCACCTCGCTGCGCCGCCTCGACGTCCACTACAGCAGCGGGCCGAACAACCGCATGTTCTACTTCCTGTCACGCGGCTCGCGGCTTGATGCCGCCGGCGACTACTTCAGCAAATACCTGGTGAAGCAGCCGAGTGCGATGACCGGCATCGGCATGGACAAGGCCTTCCGCATCTGGTTCCATGCGAATACCACCAAATTCACGTCCTCGACCAACTACGCCGATGCGCGCGCCAAGATGATCGAGGCGGCCGAGGAACTGTACGGCAAGGCCAGCGTCGAGTCGGTGGCGGTGCAGCGTGCCTATGCGGCCATCAACGTCGGCGCCGACGTGGACGAACCCGGCGCCGTGGCCACGCCTCACTGA
- a CDS encoding L,D-transpeptidase family protein, with protein sequence MSKSYALSLVAAALLGSLSLAHAQQTPQAPAAAQQQPAPAPVQAGAPVDPAAAKKAEFERNLRAQVLLDRANLSPGEIDGAYGSNMRQALSTFQSQRKLPVTGKLDAATWDALNADNSPHLVTYTLVEADVAGPFRPVPSDMMEKAKLPALGYANVLEGLGEKFHAKPAMLERLNPGKDFGRAGEQIVVPNVHGKQPLPKAAKVVVKEGPKVLQLYDAAGGLIAQYPVSTGSANDPLPIGTWKINGVHANPTYHYNPKLFWDAEPGDKKAKIAPGPNNPVGVVWIDLSKEHYGIHGTPVPGHVGKTESHGCIRLTNWSAAEVAGAVSAGLEVVLES encoded by the coding sequence ATGAGCAAATCGTACGCCCTCTCCCTTGTCGCCGCTGCCCTGCTGGGCAGCCTCTCCCTGGCCCATGCACAGCAAACGCCGCAGGCGCCCGCCGCCGCGCAACAGCAGCCGGCGCCAGCCCCCGTCCAGGCGGGCGCACCGGTGGATCCGGCCGCCGCGAAAAAGGCCGAATTCGAACGCAACCTGCGCGCCCAGGTCCTGCTGGACCGCGCCAACCTGTCGCCCGGCGAGATCGACGGCGCCTACGGCTCCAACATGCGCCAGGCCTTGAGCACCTTCCAGTCGCAGCGCAAGCTGCCGGTCACCGGCAAGCTCGATGCCGCCACCTGGGATGCGCTCAATGCCGACAACAGCCCGCACCTGGTCACCTACACCCTGGTCGAGGCCGACGTGGCCGGGCCCTTCCGCCCGGTGCCGAGCGACATGATGGAAAAGGCCAAGCTGCCCGCACTGGGCTATGCCAACGTGCTCGAAGGCCTGGGCGAGAAATTCCACGCCAAGCCCGCCATGCTGGAACGCCTGAATCCAGGCAAGGACTTCGGCCGCGCCGGCGAGCAGATCGTCGTCCCCAACGTCCATGGCAAGCAGCCGCTGCCGAAGGCCGCGAAAGTCGTGGTCAAGGAAGGGCCGAAGGTGCTGCAGCTGTACGATGCCGCAGGCGGCCTGATCGCGCAATATCCGGTCTCCACCGGCAGCGCCAACGATCCGCTGCCGATCGGCACCTGGAAGATCAATGGGGTGCACGCCAACCCGACCTACCATTACAACCCGAAGCTGTTCTGGGACGCCGAGCCGGGCGACAAGAAAGCCAAGATCGCACCGGGCCCGAACAACCCGGTCGGCGTGGTCTGGATCGACCTGTCGAAGGAGCACTACGGCATCCATGGCACGCCGGTGCCGGGCCACGTCGGCAAGACCGAGTCGCACGGCTGCATCCGCCTGACCAACTGGAGCGCCGCCGAGGTGGCGGGCGCGGTCAGCGCGGGCCTGGAGGTCGTGCTGGAGAGCTGA
- a CDS encoding M23 family metallopeptidase, whose translation MKWLMSFLLGVLVGAGGLFVMLRAVPDEPAPSVAAAPAAGVSAAQIDPQLPGPPSIQADLSEFDLPLRPPSPARSAAGPQAPADAAAAAVHGKLLVPVQGIGLAKLSDTYDQPRGTQRHHEALDIMAPKGTPVLAAADGKVAKLFTSKPGGTTLYQFDPSEQYAYYYAHLDRYADGIQEGMDVKRGDVIGYVGVTGNSDPNAPHLHFAVFELTPEKQWWKGTPINPFPLMTEQQTVAAQ comes from the coding sequence ATGAAATGGTTGATGAGCTTCCTGCTCGGCGTGCTGGTCGGCGCCGGCGGCCTGTTCGTGATGTTGCGCGCCGTGCCCGACGAGCCGGCGCCAAGCGTGGCGGCTGCCCCGGCGGCCGGCGTGTCGGCGGCGCAGATCGATCCCCAGCTGCCCGGTCCGCCAAGCATCCAGGCCGACCTGAGCGAATTCGACCTGCCGCTGCGTCCTCCCTCCCCCGCCAGGAGCGCCGCCGGCCCGCAAGCGCCGGCCGATGCGGCAGCCGCCGCCGTCCATGGCAAGCTGCTGGTGCCGGTGCAGGGCATCGGGCTCGCCAAGCTCAGCGACACCTATGACCAGCCGCGCGGCACCCAGCGCCACCATGAGGCGCTCGACATCATGGCGCCGAAAGGCACGCCGGTGCTGGCAGCCGCCGACGGCAAGGTGGCCAAGCTGTTCACCAGCAAGCCCGGCGGCACCACGCTGTACCAGTTCGACCCCAGCGAACAATACGCGTATTACTATGCGCACCTGGACCGCTACGCCGACGGCATCCAGGAAGGCATGGACGTCAAGCGCGGCGACGTGATCGGCTATGTGGGCGTGACCGGCAATTCCGACCCGAACGCGCCGCACCTGCACTTCGCCGTGTTCGAGCTCACGCCCGAGAAGCAATGGTGGAAAGGGACGCCGATCAATCCCTTCCCCCTGATGACGGAACAGCAGACCGTCGCGGCTCAGTGA
- a CDS encoding 2Fe-2S iron-sulfur cluster-binding protein — protein sequence MSTYTIVLQPSGLACEADGDSSILHAFEAAGIELPNSCRNGTCRTCICRVRSGAAAHRIEWPGLSFDEKRDGYILPCVAVARSDLVLEAPVARRVVWDD from the coding sequence ATGAGCACTTACACAATCGTGCTGCAGCCCAGCGGGCTCGCCTGCGAGGCGGACGGGGACAGCAGCATTCTCCACGCTTTCGAAGCGGCCGGTATCGAGCTGCCCAATTCATGCCGCAACGGCACCTGCCGCACCTGCATCTGCCGGGTGCGCAGCGGCGCGGCCGCGCACCGGATCGAGTGGCCGGGGCTGTCCTTCGACGAGAAGCGCGACGGCTACATCCTGCCTTGCGTGGCGGTGGCGCGCAGCGACCTGGTGCTTGAGGCGCCGGTGGCGCGCCGCGTCGTGTGGGACGATTGA
- a CDS encoding TonB-dependent receptor: MNKNKSLNPISAAVASACMLMAVSHASAQEGTRQDEELASVVVTATRTAKAVDKIPGAVSVITQQELATQYLIADDPSQALATYVPGYAPSRQKMTSTGESLRGRQPLILFDGIPQSNPLRAGMREGYFADSAIIERIEVINGASAMQGMGATGGIINYITKTPRKEGTSYSVNTRFASQFESDSLDWKTGLTVSHKSGDFDMLAFASVQRRGMGYDGRGRRLGVDAVQGDTMDSHGNDLFLKLGRNFGDQRLQLTLNRFDLAGDGDYRSVPGNLAQGLPTSSAPGTPIGMPPRNKVRSASLDYRHNDLGGGYLSMQLFGHEFSALYGATNTSTFQDPAIAPRGTLWDQSQVVTDKRGARITWVRPDLLVQGLELTAGLDWLQDNPQQRLAGTGRTWVPELKFRSLAPFTQLEYEFGPVTVRGGVRFEDAKLDVDTYTTLAAYGSRRVEGGSAEFSKAVKNVGAVWRFAPGWSAFAGSSEGFGLPDAGLVLRGVAVPNQSVSNLISLQPIVTRNNEVGINWRGPKGQFGLSRYDSRSKLGSVIRITSAGIGLVERVPTTVKGWEANAEWRPTREWSVFGTWARLDGKTAATQGAPMDLDLGARSQGPDKSVLGANWTFRPQAQLRLQATHLRDRDINIGRRVGTSNLEEHFKGYTLVDAAATWDTRYGRFGLSLENLFDKYYVGYYAQSASSVDVNATYAGRGRTLALSWNRSF; the protein is encoded by the coding sequence ATGAATAAGAACAAGTCGCTCAACCCCATTTCCGCCGCCGTCGCCAGCGCATGCATGCTGATGGCCGTCTCCCATGCCAGCGCCCAGGAAGGGACGCGGCAGGACGAAGAACTCGCCTCGGTGGTCGTCACCGCCACCCGCACTGCCAAGGCGGTCGACAAGATCCCGGGCGCGGTCTCGGTCATCACCCAGCAGGAACTGGCGACCCAGTACCTGATTGCCGACGATCCCTCGCAGGCGCTGGCCACCTATGTGCCGGGCTATGCCCCGAGCCGCCAGAAGATGACTTCCACCGGCGAATCGCTGCGCGGCCGCCAGCCCCTGATCCTGTTCGACGGCATCCCGCAATCGAACCCGCTGCGCGCCGGCATGCGCGAAGGTTATTTTGCCGACAGCGCCATCATCGAGCGCATCGAAGTCATCAACGGCGCCTCGGCCATGCAGGGCATGGGCGCGACCGGCGGCATCATCAACTACATCACCAAGACCCCGCGGAAGGAAGGAACAAGCTATAGCGTCAACACGCGCTTCGCCAGCCAGTTCGAGTCCGACAGCCTGGACTGGAAGACCGGCTTGACGGTCAGCCACAAGTCGGGCGACTTCGACATGCTCGCCTTTGCCAGCGTGCAGCGCCGCGGCATGGGCTACGACGGCCGCGGGCGCCGCCTGGGCGTCGACGCGGTGCAGGGCGACACCATGGATTCGCACGGCAACGACCTGTTCCTGAAGCTCGGCAGGAACTTCGGCGACCAGCGCCTGCAATTGACCCTGAACCGTTTCGATCTGGCCGGCGACGGCGACTATCGCAGCGTGCCGGGCAACCTGGCCCAGGGACTGCCGACCAGCTCGGCGCCCGGAACGCCGATCGGCATGCCGCCGCGTAACAAGGTGCGCAGCGCCAGCCTCGACTACCGCCACAACGACCTCGGCGGCGGCTACCTGAGCATGCAGCTGTTCGGCCACGAGTTTTCGGCGCTGTACGGCGCCACCAATACCTCCACCTTCCAGGATCCGGCGATCGCCCCGCGCGGCACGCTGTGGGACCAGTCGCAGGTGGTGACCGACAAGCGCGGTGCGCGCATCACCTGGGTCCGCCCGGACCTGCTGGTACAGGGCCTGGAACTGACGGCCGGCCTCGATTGGCTGCAGGACAATCCGCAGCAGCGCCTGGCGGGCACTGGCCGCACCTGGGTGCCGGAGCTGAAGTTCCGCTCGCTGGCGCCATTCACCCAGCTCGAATACGAGTTCGGCCCGGTGACGGTGCGCGGCGGCGTGCGCTTCGAGGACGCCAAGCTCGACGTCGACACCTACACCACGCTGGCCGCCTATGGCAGCCGCCGGGTGGAAGGCGGTTCGGCAGAGTTCTCGAAAGCGGTCAAGAACGTCGGCGCCGTATGGCGTTTCGCGCCGGGCTGGTCGGCCTTCGCGGGCAGTTCGGAAGGCTTCGGCCTGCCCGACGCCGGCCTGGTGCTGCGCGGCGTGGCCGTGCCCAACCAGTCGGTGTCGAACCTGATCAGCCTGCAGCCCATCGTCACCCGCAACAACGAAGTCGGCATCAACTGGCGCGGTCCCAAGGGCCAGTTCGGCCTGTCGCGCTACGACTCGCGTTCCAAGCTCGGCAGCGTGATCCGTATCACCTCGGCAGGTATCGGCCTGGTCGAGCGGGTGCCGACCACGGTCAAGGGCTGGGAAGCGAATGCCGAATGGCGCCCGACCAGGGAGTGGAGCGTGTTCGGCACCTGGGCCAGGCTCGACGGCAAGACCGCCGCCACGCAGGGCGCGCCGATGGACCTCGACCTGGGCGCGCGTTCGCAGGGACCGGACAAGTCGGTACTGGGCGCCAACTGGACATTCCGTCCCCAGGCCCAGCTGCGCCTGCAGGCGACCCACCTGCGCGACCGCGACATCAACATCGGCCGCCGCGTCGGCACCAGCAACCTGGAAGAGCATTTCAAGGGCTACACCCTGGTCGACGCCGCCGCCACCTGGGATACCCGTTACGGACGCTTCGGCCTGAGCCTCGAGAACCTGTTCGACAAGTACTACGTCGGCTACTACGCGCAGTCGGCGTCGAGCGTGGACGTGAATGCCACCTACGCCGGTCGCGGCCGTACCCTGGCCCTGAGCTGGAACCGCAGCTTCTAA